The sequence below is a genomic window from Candidatus Polarisedimenticolia bacterium.
TCCGTCAGCAAGGGAGAGATTCTCGGGTTCCTGGGACCGAACGGGGCCGGAAAAACGACCACGATGCGCGTCCTGACCGGCTACGTTCCGCCGACGTCGGGGACGGCCAAGGTGGGCGGCTTCGACGTCCAGGAATCCCCCATCGAGGTCAAGAAGCGGATAGGCTACCTGCCGGAGCACCCCCCTCTGTACACCGAGATGCTGGTCCGGCCGTTCCTGCGTTTCGTCGCCAGGCTGCGCGGCGTGCCGCGCAAGGAGGCGGGCGGCCGCGTCGACCGGGCGATCGATCGGTGCGGCCTCCAGCCGGTGGCCGGGCGGCTCATCGGCAATCTCTCCAAGGGGTATCAGCAACGCGTCGGGCTGGCGCAGGCGATTCTGCACGATCCGGACGTCCTCATTCTCGACGAGCCGACGGTCGGTCTCGACCCCTCCCAGATCCGGGAGATCCGCCAGCTGATCAAGAGCTTCGCCGGAGAGCACACGGTCATCCTCTCCACCCACATCCTGGCGGAGGTCACGATGACCTGCAACCGGGTCCTGATCATCAACGAAGGCCTGATCGCCGCCGACGAGACGATGGAGAAGCTGGCGGCGCGCGGCGAGCGGACGCGACGGATCGCCCTGCGCCTGGCGCGCGCTCCGGAGGGGGTGGAGGGGTCGCTGCGGGCGATCTCGGGAGTCCTGTCCGTGACGCGGGAGGCGGGCTTCGAGGGCCTCGTCGTCGAGACCGACGCGGCGCGGGACGTGCGCGAGGAGATCTCGCGGGCGGCGGTGACGCAGGGATGGGGGCTTCTCGAGATGCGGGCGATCACGCTGAGCCTCGAGGACATCTTCATCCGCATCATCCGGGGCGAGGAGGCGGCATGAGGAACATCCTGGCGATCGCCGAGCGCGAGGTCCGCACATACTTCACCTCGCCTCTCGCCTACGTGGTCGTCGGCGTGTTCCTCATGCTCAGCGGCTACATCTTCTG
It includes:
- a CDS encoding ATP-binding cassette domain-containing protein; amino-acid sequence: SVSKGEILGFLGPNGAGKTTTMRVLTGYVPPTSGTAKVGGFDVQESPIEVKKRIGYLPEHPPLYTEMLVRPFLRFVARLRGVPRKEAGGRVDRAIDRCGLQPVAGRLIGNLSKGYQQRVGLAQAILHDPDVLILDEPTVGLDPSQIREIRQLIKSFAGEHTVILSTHILAEVTMTCNRVLIINEGLIAADETMEKLAARGERTRRIALRLARAPEGVEGSLRAISGVLSVTREAGFEGLVVETDAARDVREEISRAAVTQGWGLLEMRAITLSLEDIFIRIIRGEEAA